The following coding sequences are from one Arachis hypogaea cultivar Tifrunner chromosome 7, arahy.Tifrunner.gnm2.J5K5, whole genome shotgun sequence window:
- the LOC112704034 gene encoding exocyst complex component EXO70B1-like, which produces MSLSLSRQSHLGFEVDLLYFFLGALIVQFMKIHLFLGIFGVGLSYSLIILRSSLDLENEHQRLDDQYHSVVQVDSDSQQQQEEAAQVDSDSQEVNTDIVIMKTQFTACINALKLCDRELINMLSNYAKDNVKTFIESNLEDHVPVDSNMVIDALPSNIIDDLREGVKFMVANGLQKECCDSYSSCRREYLEKFISSSNLKLPNIVNVVEVESTALEFQVRNWITTSNLAMRLLFPNERRLCERIFMGLSTATDIVFTEICREFTIHQFKFSGCFTFEVFPMSVRVFKALNDLIPEYESLFSQKSCDSIRNEAISNWKRLGKQPKGYS; this is translated from the coding sequence ATGTCACTGAGCTTGTCGAGGCAGAGCCACTTGGGATTTGAAGTGGATTTGTTATATTTCTTCTTGGGAGCTTTGATTGTACAATTCATGAAGATACATTTGTTTTTAGGTATCTTTGGAGTGGGACTCAGCTACTCCCTCATCATTCTCCGTTCTTCTTTAGATTTGGAAAATGAGCATCAGAGGTTGGATGATCAGTATCACTCAGTTGTGCAAGTTGACTCAGattcacaacaacaacaagaagaagctgcACAAGTGGATTCAGATTCACAAGAAGTCAACACTGATATTGTCATTATGAAGACACAATTCACCGCTTGTATAAATGCTCTTAAGTTATGTGATAGGGAGCTTATTAATATGCTTTCCAATTATGCAAAAGATAACGTCAAGACCTTCATTGAATCCAACCTTGAGGACCATGTCCCGGTTGACAGCAACATGGTGATTGATGCGCTGCCGTCAAACATTATCGATGACCTTCGAGAAGGAGTGAAGTTCATGGTGGCAAATGGACTTCAGAAGGAGTGTTGCGATTCGTATAGCAGCTGCCGCAGGGAATACTTAGAAAAGTTCATTTCTAGTTCAAACTTGAAACTCCCAAATATTGTGAATGTGGTTGAGGTGGAATCAACTGCTCTTGAATTTCAAGTTAGGAATTGGATTACCACTTCAAATTTAGCAATGAGATTGCTGTTTCCCAACGAAAGAAGACTGTGCGAGCGTATCTTCATGGGGCTCAGCACGGCTACAGATATCGTATTCACCGAAATTTGCAGGGAATTCACGAtacatcaattcaaattttcaggTTGCTTTACATTTGAAGTTTTTCCCATGAGCGTAAGAGTTTTCAAGGCACTGAATGACTTGATTCCAGAGTATGAATCATTGTTTTCCCAGAAATCTTGTGATTCAATTAGAAATGAAGCTATCAGTAATTGGAAGAGACTGGGAAAGCAACCAAAGGGATATTCATAG
- the LOC140174320 gene encoding exocyst complex component EXO70B1-like produces MVVHREGSPSSFFIQLIRIIELLEKHLEVRFKSCPDRALRCITAMNNVRHIEQNAKKWNWDTRPMYNSGIIRKLSAKVRQNLEDYLRISWDDVVGLLKLGDNEAYSAESMKENLKLFNLHFKEICRVQSTWFVLDEQLRKEIRESIDNILLPIYGVFIGKLYDVLGSHANEYIEYSMLDIDALLNDLFRA; encoded by the coding sequence ATGGTTGTTCATAGAGAGGGAAGCCCGTCTTCATTCTTTATCCAGTTGATTAGGATAATAGAGCTTCTAGAGAAGCATCTGGAAGTCAGGTTCAAAAGCTGTCCGGACCGTGCTCTGCGCTGCATTACAGCGATGAATAATGTAAGGCACATTGAACAGAATGCAAAGAAATGGAACTGGGATACAAGACCCATGTATAATAGTGGCATAATTAGAAAACTGAGTGCAAAAGTCAGACAAAACCTTGAAGACTACCTAAGAATCTCGTGGGATGATGTTGTTGGGCTTTTGAAGCTGGGAGATAACGAAGCATACTCAGCGGAGTCTATGAAAGAGAATCTCAAATTGTTCAACTTGCACTTTAAGGAAATATGCAGGGTTCAGTCTACATGGTTTGTCCTAGATGAGCagctaagaaaagaaataagagagTCCATAGATAATATCTTGTTGCCAATATATGGAGTCTTTATTGGAAAGTTGTATGATGTTCTTGGTTCGCATGCCAATGAGTATATTGAGTACTCAATGCTTGACATTGATGCTCTGCTCAACGATTTGTTTCGTGCATAA